A DNA window from Porphyromonas gingivalis ATCC 33277 contains the following coding sequences:
- a CDS encoding OmpA family protein, protein MKAKSLLLALAGLACTFSATAQEATTQNKAGMHTAFQRDKASDHWFIDIAGGAGMALSGWNNDVDFVDRLSIVPTFSIGKWHEPYFGTRLQFTGFDIYGFPQGSKERNHNYFGNAHLDFMFDLTNYFGVYRPNRVFHIIPWAGIGFGDKFHSENANGEKVGSKDDITGTVNVGLMMKFRLSRVVDFNIEGQAFAGKMNFIGTKRGKADFPVMATAGLTFNLGKTEWTEIVPMDYALVNDLNNQINSLRGQVEELSRRPVSCPECPEPTQPTVTRVVVDNVVYFRINSAKIDRNQEINVYNTAEYAKTNNAPIKVVGYADEKTGTAAYNMKLSERRAKAVAKMLEKYGVSADRITIEWKGSSEQIYEENAWNRIVVMTAAE, encoded by the coding sequence ATGAAAGCTAAATCTTTATTATTAGCACTTGCGGGTCTCGCATGCACATTCAGTGCAACAGCCCAAGAAGCTACTACACAGAACAAAGCAGGGATGCACACCGCATTCCAACGTGATAAGGCCTCCGATCATTGGTTCATTGACATTGCAGGTGGAGCAGGCATGGCTCTCTCGGGATGGAATAATGATGTAGACTTTGTAGATCGTCTAAGTATCGTTCCTACTTTCAGTATCGGCAAATGGCATGAGCCTTATTTCGGTACTCGTCTCCAATTCACAGGATTTGACATCTATGGATTCCCGCAAGGAAGCAAGGAGCGTAACCACAACTACTTTGGAAATGCCCACCTCGACTTCATGTTCGATCTGACGAACTATTTCGGTGTATACCGTCCCAATCGTGTCTTCCATATCATCCCGTGGGCAGGTATAGGATTTGGTGATAAATTCCATAGCGAAAACGCTAATGGTGAAAAAGTAGGAAGTAAAGATGATATAACCGGAACAGTTAATGTCGGTTTGATGATGAAATTCCGTCTCTCCAGAGTTGTAGACTTCAATATCGAAGGCCAAGCTTTTGCCGGAAAGATGAACTTTATCGGGACTAAGAGAGGAAAAGCAGACTTCCCTGTAATGGCTACAGCAGGTCTTACATTCAACCTGGGCAAGACAGAGTGGACAGAAATTGTTCCTATGGACTATGCTTTGGTCAATGACCTGAACAACCAAATCAACTCACTTCGCGGTCAGGTGGAAGAGTTGAGCCGTCGTCCTGTTTCATGCCCTGAATGCCCTGAGCCTACACAGCCTACAGTTACTCGTGTAGTCGTTGACAATGTGGTTTACTTCCGTATCAATAGTGCAAAGATTGATCGTAATCAAGAAATCAATGTTTACAATACAGCTGAATATGCGAAGACCAACAACGCACCGATCAAGGTAGTAGGTTACGCTGACGAAAAGACCGGTACTGCGGCCTATAACATGAAGCTCTCAGAGCGTCGTGCAAAAGCGGTAGCCAAGATGCTTGAAAAGTATGGCGTTTCTGCGGATCGCATTACAATTGAATGGAAGGGCTCATCAGAGCAAATCTATGAAGAGAACGCTTGGAATCGTATTGTAGTAATGACTGCAGCGGAATAA
- the glgP gene encoding alpha-glucan family phosphorylase, with protein sequence MIVQKKNNAPVWKEVFTCVELPEKLKKAEELAYNLWWSWNPQATNLFERMDPDLWFETDGNPIKMLRSLSLNRIDTLLNDTEWMQELDNVHSTWQKYMSSAGQTDRPSIAYFSMEYGLTHVLKIYSGGLGVLAGDYLKEASDSNVPLTAVGFLYRYGYFDQRISADGQQLATYDAQDFHLLPIRPVKDESGYQIVLEVPFSDHTVYCHVWQVKVGRIDLFLIDTDLDKNSEADRQITHNLYGGDWENRMKQEYLLGIGGILLLQRLGIKKDIYHMNEGHAALINAQRLADYVEQRGLSFDIALEAVRSSSLYTVHTPVPAGHDYFDEELLGRYMGHFPRRLGISWQEFIDMGRTTPGSNEKFSMSVFALNTCQEANGVSYLHGVVSRRMFAPVWPGFFAEELHVGHVTNGVHLPTWASPESQRFYEQHLGTDFLSRQAEESAWEIIEQIPSEEIWELRSQLKENLLHYIAHDYRKRWLRHNEDPICFPDGLDGIEPNTLLIGFARRFATYKRAHLLFTDLERLSRLVNNPERPVRFLYAGKAHPADGGGQGLIKHITEISRRPEFRGKIIFLENYDMHLASKLIAGVDVWLNTPTRPLEASGTSGQKAEMNGVLNFSVQDGWWYEGYRPNAGWALTDKPTYRDQQMQDKLDALSLYDILEREIIPLYYDKEDKSYSEGWILYIRRSMMYIAPHFTMKRMLDDYYDKFYGPLAQRHRSISASSFALASEIADWKQQTATHWDEMRVVRVAATGFGLCLQDNHTMQTLEIEIEKGNLSAELNVELVVISDDNQGGVSLVQTIPLNLSEQSADNRWQKYKVNCSLKNPGLHRVAIRITPHSALLPHKMDFAYVRWAAIS encoded by the coding sequence GAAAAACTCAAGAAGGCGGAGGAGTTGGCCTATAATCTTTGGTGGTCGTGGAATCCGCAGGCTACAAACCTTTTCGAGCGCATGGATCCGGATCTCTGGTTCGAAACGGACGGCAATCCGATCAAAATGCTCCGCTCCCTCTCGCTCAATCGTATCGATACCCTCCTCAACGATACAGAATGGATGCAAGAGCTGGACAATGTTCACAGTACATGGCAAAAATATATGTCGTCCGCGGGACAAACCGATCGACCGAGTATAGCCTATTTCAGCATGGAATACGGCCTTACTCATGTATTGAAGATATATTCCGGTGGATTGGGTGTATTGGCGGGAGACTACCTGAAAGAAGCAAGTGACAGCAATGTACCCCTTACGGCAGTAGGCTTTCTCTATCGATACGGCTATTTCGACCAACGAATCAGTGCAGACGGTCAGCAGCTGGCCACTTACGATGCTCAAGACTTTCATCTTCTTCCTATACGGCCCGTGAAGGATGAGAGTGGATACCAGATCGTATTGGAAGTACCTTTCTCTGATCACACGGTGTACTGCCATGTATGGCAGGTCAAGGTGGGACGGATAGATCTTTTTCTGATTGATACCGATCTCGACAAAAACAGTGAGGCCGACCGTCAGATCACTCACAATCTATACGGAGGAGATTGGGAGAATCGAATGAAGCAGGAATACCTGCTCGGCATCGGTGGCATCCTCCTGCTGCAGCGTTTGGGCATCAAGAAAGATATCTACCACATGAATGAAGGTCATGCAGCACTGATCAATGCTCAACGTCTGGCCGACTATGTGGAACAAAGGGGATTGAGTTTCGATATTGCCCTTGAAGCTGTTCGTTCCTCCTCGCTCTACACGGTTCACACCCCTGTACCGGCAGGGCATGACTACTTCGATGAAGAGCTTTTGGGGCGTTACATGGGACATTTTCCTCGCAGACTTGGCATCAGCTGGCAGGAGTTCATCGACATGGGACGAACGACACCGGGCTCGAACGAAAAGTTCTCCATGAGTGTCTTTGCACTCAACACCTGTCAGGAGGCCAATGGAGTCAGCTATCTGCATGGAGTAGTCTCGCGAAGGATGTTCGCTCCCGTATGGCCCGGCTTCTTTGCCGAAGAGCTGCATGTAGGTCATGTCACCAATGGCGTACACCTTCCGACCTGGGCTTCTCCGGAGAGTCAGAGGTTCTATGAACAGCATCTTGGCACGGATTTTCTCAGCCGTCAGGCTGAAGAATCCGCTTGGGAAATAATAGAGCAAATCCCGTCCGAAGAAATATGGGAACTGCGCTCACAACTCAAAGAGAATCTGCTCCATTACATAGCGCATGACTATCGCAAACGATGGCTTCGACACAATGAGGATCCGATCTGTTTCCCCGATGGCCTGGACGGTATCGAACCCAATACACTCCTAATCGGTTTCGCTCGCAGATTTGCTACCTATAAAAGGGCGCATCTGCTCTTTACGGATTTAGAAAGGCTATCACGTCTGGTCAATAATCCCGAACGCCCCGTACGATTCCTTTACGCAGGCAAAGCACATCCGGCCGACGGAGGAGGACAAGGGCTTATCAAACACATTACGGAAATCAGCCGCCGTCCCGAATTCCGAGGCAAAATCATTTTCTTGGAAAACTACGACATGCATCTGGCTTCCAAACTGATTGCCGGCGTCGATGTGTGGCTCAACACCCCTACCCGACCGCTCGAAGCATCGGGGACATCCGGACAAAAGGCTGAAATGAACGGTGTACTGAACTTCTCCGTACAAGATGGATGGTGGTACGAAGGTTATCGACCAAATGCCGGCTGGGCACTGACCGACAAACCGACTTATCGCGATCAACAAATGCAGGACAAACTCGATGCTCTTTCCTTATATGACATTCTTGAGAGAGAGATCATTCCTCTCTATTATGACAAAGAGGACAAAAGTTACTCCGAAGGTTGGATACTATATATACGCCGATCAATGATGTACATAGCTCCACACTTCACAATGAAGAGAATGCTGGACGACTATTATGATAAGTTCTACGGACCTCTTGCTCAACGCCACCGTTCGATCAGTGCCTCTTCCTTCGCTTTGGCTTCGGAAATTGCAGACTGGAAGCAACAAACTGCGACACATTGGGATGAGATGCGAGTCGTACGAGTTGCTGCCACCGGATTCGGTCTTTGCCTCCAAGACAATCATACCATGCAAACCCTTGAGATAGAGATAGAAAAAGGCAATTTATCAGCCGAGTTAAATGTCGAGTTGGTTGTAATTTCCGACGACAATCAAGGGGGAGTTTCTTTGGTCCAAACGATTCCTCTCAATCTGTCCGAACAATCGGCAGACAACAGATGGCAGAAGTATAAAGTGAATTGCAGCCTGAAGAATCCGGGTTTACATCGTGTGGCGATACGCATTACTCCCCATTCGGCTCTTCTACCCCATAAAATGGATTTTGCCTATGTTCGATGGGCTGCCATTTCATAA
- a CDS encoding acetyl-CoA hydrolase/transferase family protein — MKDVLAEYASRIVSAEEAVKHIKNGERVALSHAAGVPQSCVDALVQQADLFQNVEIYHMLCLGEGKYMAPEMAPHFRHITNFVGGNSRKAVEENRADFIPVFFYEVPSMIRKDILHIDVAIVQLSMPDENGYCSFGVSCDYSKPAAESAHLVIGEINRQMPYVHGDNLIHISKLDYIVMADYPIYSLAKPKIGEVEEAIGRNCAELIEDGATLQLGIGAIPDAALLFLKDKKDLGIHTEMFSDGVVELVRSGVITGKKKTLHPGKMVATFLMGSEDVYHFIDKNPDVELYPVDYVNDPRVIAQNDNMVSINSCIEIDLMGQVVSECIGSKQFSGTGGQVDYVRGASWSKNGKSIMAIPSTAKNGTASRIVPIIAEGAAVTTLRNEVDYVVTEYGIAQLKGKSLRQRAEALIAIAHPDFREELTEHLRKRFG; from the coding sequence ATGAAAGACGTATTAGCGGAATATGCCTCCCGAATTGTTTCGGCCGAAGAAGCCGTAAAACATATCAAAAATGGAGAACGGGTAGCTTTGTCACATGCTGCCGGAGTTCCTCAGAGTTGTGTTGATGCACTGGTACAACAGGCCGACCTTTTCCAGAATGTCGAAATTTATCACATGCTTTGTCTCGGCGAAGGAAAATATATGGCACCTGAAATGGCCCCTCACTTCCGACACATAACCAATTTTGTAGGTGGTAATTCTCGTAAAGCAGTTGAGGAAAATAGAGCCGACTTCATTCCGGTATTCTTTTATGAAGTGCCATCAATGATTCGCAAAGACATCCTTCACATAGATGTCGCCATCGTTCAGCTTTCAATGCCTGATGAGAATGGTTACTGTAGTTTTGGAGTATCTTGCGATTATAGCAAACCGGCAGCAGAAAGCGCCCATTTAGTTATAGGGGAAATCAACCGTCAAATGCCATATGTACATGGCGACAACTTGATTCACATATCGAAGTTGGATTACATCGTGATGGCAGACTACCCTATCTATTCTCTTGCAAAGCCCAAAATCGGAGAAGTAGAAGAAGCTATCGGGCGTAATTGTGCCGAGCTTATTGAAGATGGTGCCACACTCCAACTCGGTATCGGCGCGATTCCTGATGCAGCCCTGTTATTCCTCAAGGACAAAAAAGATCTGGGGATCCATACCGAGATGTTCTCCGATGGTGTTGTCGAATTAGTTCGCAGTGGAGTAATTACAGGAAAGAAAAAGACACTTCACCCCGGAAAGATGGTCGCAACCTTCTTAATGGGAAGCGAAGACGTATATCATTTCATCGACAAAAATCCCGATGTAGAACTTTATCCGGTAGATTACGTCAATGATCCGCGAGTAATCGCTCAAAATGATAATATGGTCAGCATCAATAGCTGTATCGAAATCGATCTTATGGGACAAGTCGTGTCCGAATGTATAGGAAGCAAGCAATTCAGCGGAACCGGCGGTCAAGTAGATTATGTTCGTGGAGCATCATGGTCTAAAAACGGCAAAAGCATCATGGCAATTCCCTCAACAGCCAAAAACGGTACTGCATCTCGAATTGTACCTATAATTGCAGAGGGAGCTGCTGTAACAACCCTCCGCAACGAAGTCGATTACGTTGTAACCGAATACGGTATAGCACAACTCAAAGGAAAGAGTTTGCGCCAGCGAGCAGAAGCTCTTATCGCCATAGCCCACCCTGATTTCAGAGAGGAACTAACGGAACATCTCCGCAAACGTTTCGGATAA
- a CDS encoding 4-hydroxybutyrate dehydrogenase, whose protein sequence is MQLFKLKSVTHHFDTFAEFAKEFCLGERDLVITNEFIYEPYMKACQLPCHFVMQEKYGQGEPSDEMMNNILADIRNIQFDRVIGIGGGTVIDISKLFVLKGLNDVLDAFDRKIPLIKEKELIIVPTTCGTGSEVTNISIAEIKSRHTKMGLADDAIVADHAIIIPELLKSLPFHFYACSAIDALIHAIESYVSPKASPYSRLFSEAAWDIILEVFKKIAEHGPEYRFEKLGEMIMASNYAGIAFGNAGVGAVHALSYPLGGNYHVPHGEANYQFFTEVFKVYQKKNPFGYIVELNWKLSKILNCQPEYVYPKLDELLGCLLTKKPLHEYGMKDEEVRGFAESVLKTQQRLLANNYVELTVDEIEGIYRRLY, encoded by the coding sequence ATGCAACTTTTCAAACTCAAGAGTGTAACACATCACTTTGACACTTTTGCAGAATTTGCCAAGGAATTCTGTCTTGGAGAACGCGACTTGGTAATTACCAACGAGTTCATCTATGAACCGTATATGAAGGCATGCCAGCTCCCCTGCCATTTTGTTATGCAGGAGAAATATGGGCAAGGCGAGCCTTCTGACGAAATGATGAATAACATCTTGGCAGACATCCGTAATATCCAGTTCGACCGCGTAATCGGTATCGGAGGAGGTACGGTTATTGACATCTCTAAACTTTTCGTTCTGAAAGGATTAAATGATGTACTCGATGCATTCGACCGCAAAATACCTCTTATCAAAGAGAAAGAACTGATCATTGTGCCCACAACATGCGGAACGGGTAGCGAGGTGACGAACATTTCTATCGCAGAAATCAAAAGCCGTCACACCAAAATGGGATTGGCTGACGATGCCATTGTTGCAGACCATGCCATCATCATACCTGAACTTCTGAAGAGCTTGCCTTTCCACTTCTACGCATGCAGTGCAATCGATGCTCTTATCCATGCCATCGAGTCATACGTATCTCCTAAAGCCAGTCCATATTCTCGTCTGTTCAGTGAGGCGGCTTGGGACATTATCCTGGAAGTATTCAAGAAAATCGCCGAACACGGCCCTGAATACCGCTTCGAAAAGCTGGGAGAAATGATCATGGCCAGCAACTATGCCGGTATAGCCTTCGGAAATGCAGGAGTAGGAGCCGTCCACGCACTATCCTACCCGTTGGGAGGCAACTATCACGTGCCGCATGGAGAAGCAAACTATCAGTTCTTCACAGAGGTATTCAAAGTATACCAAAAGAAGAATCCTTTCGGCTATATAGTCGAACTCAACTGGAAGCTCTCCAAGATACTGAACTGCCAGCCCGAATACGTATATCCGAAGCTGGATGAACTTCTCGGATGCCTTCTTACCAAGAAACCTTTGCACGAATACGGCATGAAGGACGAAGAGGTAAGAGGCTTTGCGGAATCAGTGCTTAAGACACAGCAAAGATTGCTCGCCAACAACTACGTAGAGCTTACTGTAGATGAGATCGAAGGTATCTACAGAAGACTCTACTAA
- a CDS encoding 4-hydroxyphenylacetate 3-hydroxylase family protein has protein sequence MMTSEQYVESLRKLNLKVYFMGERIENPVDHPMIRPSMNSVAMTYKLAEMDEYKHLMTATSNLTGKQVNRFCHLHQSTEDLKDKVKMQRLMGQKTASCFQRCVGMDAFNAIYSTTYEMDQALGTTYHKRFIEYMKYVQDNDLVVDGAMTDPKGDRGLSPSEQADPDLYLHIVEVREDGIVVSGAKAHQTGAVNSHEHLIMPTIAMREADADYAVSFAVPSDAEGVIMIYGRQSCDTRKMEEGADIDLGNSEFGGHEALVVFDRVFVPNDRVFMCKEYQFAGMMVERFAGYHRQSYGGCKVGVGDVLIGAAALAADYNGVPKASHIKDKLIEMIHLNETLYACGIACSSEGTQMKAGNYMIDLLLANVCKQNITRLPYEIARLAEDIAGGLMVTMPSQQDFRHPEIGPIVKKYLAGATGKSTENRMRVLRLIENITLGTAAVGYRTESMHGAGSPQAQRIMIARQGDLEGKKKLARAIAHIDESLDK, from the coding sequence ATGATGACTAGCGAACAGTACGTAGAAAGTCTTCGGAAACTTAATCTGAAGGTTTACTTCATGGGTGAAAGGATCGAAAACCCTGTAGATCATCCCATGATTCGTCCCTCAATGAATTCAGTAGCTATGACTTATAAGCTTGCTGAGATGGACGAATACAAGCATTTAATGACAGCAACTTCAAACTTGACTGGTAAGCAAGTGAATCGTTTCTGCCATCTACATCAGAGCACAGAGGATCTGAAAGACAAAGTGAAGATGCAGCGTCTCATGGGACAAAAAACAGCTTCATGCTTCCAGCGTTGTGTGGGAATGGATGCATTCAATGCCATCTATTCTACTACTTACGAAATGGATCAAGCTCTGGGTACCACTTATCACAAGCGTTTCATCGAGTACATGAAATATGTACAAGACAACGACTTGGTCGTAGATGGAGCCATGACAGACCCCAAAGGGGATCGCGGTTTATCTCCCTCAGAACAAGCCGATCCGGATCTTTATCTGCACATTGTTGAAGTTCGTGAAGATGGGATCGTCGTTTCCGGTGCAAAGGCACACCAAACCGGAGCAGTCAATTCGCACGAGCATCTGATCATGCCTACGATCGCTATGCGCGAAGCTGATGCTGACTATGCCGTTTCTTTTGCCGTTCCCAGTGATGCAGAGGGCGTTATTATGATCTATGGCCGCCAGTCATGCGACACTCGCAAAATGGAAGAAGGGGCAGACATTGACCTCGGCAACTCTGAATTCGGCGGACATGAAGCTCTTGTTGTATTCGACCGCGTATTCGTGCCCAATGACCGCGTGTTCATGTGCAAAGAATACCAGTTTGCAGGTATGATGGTAGAACGTTTCGCCGGATACCACCGTCAGTCTTATGGAGGATGTAAAGTAGGTGTTGGTGATGTACTTATCGGTGCAGCTGCTCTCGCAGCAGACTACAATGGAGTTCCTAAGGCATCTCACATTAAGGATAAACTCATTGAGATGATCCACCTGAATGAAACCCTTTATGCTTGCGGTATTGCATGCTCTTCAGAGGGAACTCAGATGAAAGCCGGCAACTATATGATCGATTTGCTGTTAGCTAATGTTTGTAAGCAAAATATCACCCGCCTTCCTTATGAAATAGCTCGCTTGGCAGAAGATATTGCAGGAGGTTTGATGGTAACCATGCCTTCTCAACAAGACTTCCGCCATCCGGAAATAGGCCCGATCGTAAAGAAATATCTTGCAGGGGCAACAGGCAAATCGACAGAAAACCGTATGCGTGTTCTGCGTTTGATAGAGAATATCACGCTGGGAACAGCTGCCGTCGGTTATCGAACCGAGTCTATGCACGGAGCCGGATCTCCTCAAGCTCAGAGAATCATGATCGCTCGTCAGGGAGATCTTGAGGGCAAGAAAAAGCTTGCACGGGCGATTGCTCATATCGACGAATCACTCGATAAGTAA
- a CDS encoding NifU family protein, producing the protein MTEEIVELVLRERISPLLRSHGGDLSLSQIKDKTVFVRFSGACRFCPAAHETVEKIVQAMIREYFKDDNIDVILENSVSDDLLEQAKNILRKPK; encoded by the coding sequence ATGACAGAAGAAATAGTCGAACTCGTACTGCGCGAGCGGATCAGTCCGCTACTGCGCAGTCACGGGGGCGACTTATCTTTATCTCAAATCAAGGATAAGACCGTTTTTGTGCGGTTTTCCGGAGCATGCCGATTCTGTCCGGCAGCACATGAGACAGTAGAAAAAATCGTTCAAGCCATGATACGCGAATACTTCAAAGATGACAACATCGATGTCATTCTTGAAAATAGTGTTAGCGATGATCTGTTAGAACAAGCCAAGAATATTTTGAGAAAACCCAAATAG
- a CDS encoding OmpA family protein, whose protein sequence is MKVKYLMLTLVGAIALNASAQENTVPATGQLPAKNVAFARNKAGSNWFVTLQGGVAAQFLNDNNNKDLMDRLGAIGSLSVGKYHSPFFATRLQINGGQAHTFLGKNGEQEINTNFGAAHFDFMFDVVNYFAPYRENRFFHLIPWVGVGYQHKFIGSEWSKDNVESLTANVGVMMAFRLGKRVDFVIEAQAAHSNLNLSRAYNAKKTPVFEDPAGRYYNGLQGMATAGLNFRLGAVGFNAIEPMDYALINDLNGQINRLRSEVEELSKRPVSCPECPEVTPVTKTENILTEKAVLFRFDSHVVDKDQLINLYDVAQFVKETNEPITVVGYADPTGNTQYNEKLSERRAKAVVDVLTGKYGVPSELISVEWKGDSTQPFSKKAWNRVVIVRSK, encoded by the coding sequence ATGAAGGTAAAGTACTTAATGCTCACATTGGTTGGAGCAATTGCACTGAACGCAAGTGCACAGGAGAATACTGTACCGGCAACGGGTCAGTTACCCGCTAAGAATGTTGCTTTTGCTCGCAATAAAGCAGGCAGCAATTGGTTTGTAACACTGCAAGGCGGTGTTGCAGCACAGTTCCTCAATGACAACAACAACAAAGACCTCATGGACCGCTTAGGTGCCATAGGTTCTCTTTCTGTCGGAAAGTATCACAGCCCTTTCTTTGCAACTCGTTTGCAAATTAACGGAGGTCAAGCCCACACTTTCCTCGGAAAAAATGGCGAACAAGAAATCAACACCAATTTTGGTGCAGCTCACTTCGACTTTATGTTTGATGTGGTTAACTACTTTGCACCATATCGCGAAAATCGTTTCTTCCATTTAATTCCATGGGTAGGTGTTGGCTACCAACACAAATTCATCGGTAGCGAATGGAGCAAAGACAATGTGGAATCACTGACAGCGAATGTAGGAGTTATGATGGCTTTCAGATTAGGAAAGCGAGTAGACTTTGTGATCGAAGCACAAGCAGCTCACTCCAATCTCAATCTAAGTCGCGCATACAATGCCAAGAAAACTCCCGTATTCGAAGATCCCGCAGGACGTTATTACAATGGATTACAGGGGATGGCTACAGCAGGTCTTAATTTCCGCCTGGGAGCTGTAGGCTTCAATGCCATTGAGCCAATGGACTACGCGCTTATCAATGATCTGAATGGTCAGATTAACCGTTTGCGCAGCGAGGTCGAAGAACTCTCAAAACGTCCTGTATCATGCCCCGAATGTCCTGAAGTAACCCCTGTTACTAAGACAGAAAATATACTGACGGAAAAAGCTGTACTATTCCGTTTCGACAGCCACGTTGTGGACAAAGATCAATTGATCAACCTGTATGACGTAGCTCAGTTTGTAAAAGAAACTAACGAGCCGATTACCGTTGTTGGTTATGCTGATCCTACGGGTAATACTCAGTACAACGAGAAATTGTCTGAGCGTCGGGCTAAAGCCGTTGTTGATGTTCTGACAGGTAAATATGGTGTGCCTTCCGAATTAATCTCTGTAGAATGGAAGGGCGACTCTACGCAACCGTTCAGCAAGAAAGCTTGGAATCGTGTTGTAATCGTTCGCTCCAAGTAA
- a CDS encoding DUF5106 domain-containing protein, whose amino-acid sequence MYPVMYRRFCMTIGMVALFGSITSFAASCSQQPNKIEQPTDSITSNVSVQEPELAFPLPEIPLSITSPRERALYFVKHYWDEFNFMDSAYLEKPQNMEVSIANFLGVAIALPVDEVKSSIIYPLEKSSGALLELFIKFYKKYLYEPNSPMLNEEYYIPAVAFLMKSPKVSFAERIRLKERYELMLRNRIGTKAEDFIYEQSNGSLHRLSSRFTLNTILVFYEPGCHTCSELIRQLHQDDWLRNLVESKQLSILFIYPDNDKNAWVAGLSGFPDFVEVGINSDSSITDRQLYDIKASPTIYLLDNHGHVILKDVQIGVIKEYLKEKKE is encoded by the coding sequence ATGTATCCAGTTATGTATCGTAGATTTTGTATGACAATAGGTATGGTAGCATTATTCGGCTCCATTACTTCATTTGCAGCGTCATGCAGCCAGCAGCCTAACAAAATAGAGCAACCCACGGATAGCATTACTTCAAATGTTTCAGTTCAAGAACCGGAACTTGCTTTCCCTTTGCCGGAGATACCACTTTCTATAACAAGTCCTCGGGAACGAGCCTTATATTTCGTAAAACATTATTGGGATGAATTCAACTTCATGGATTCTGCCTACTTGGAGAAACCTCAAAATATGGAAGTTAGCATCGCCAACTTTCTCGGAGTAGCCATAGCACTTCCTGTAGATGAAGTCAAATCCTCGATTATCTATCCACTGGAAAAATCTTCCGGAGCACTGCTGGAGTTATTCATAAAATTCTACAAGAAGTATCTCTACGAGCCTAATTCTCCCATGCTCAACGAGGAATATTATATTCCGGCTGTGGCTTTCTTGATGAAGTCGCCAAAGGTGTCCTTTGCAGAACGAATACGACTGAAAGAGCGATACGAGCTGATGCTGCGCAATCGAATCGGCACAAAGGCCGAGGATTTTATCTACGAACAGAGCAATGGCAGTTTACATCGCCTCAGCAGCAGATTTACGCTCAACACCATACTCGTCTTTTATGAGCCGGGATGCCATACATGTTCCGAGCTGATTCGCCAACTGCATCAGGATGATTGGTTGCGTAATTTGGTAGAATCCAAACAACTAAGTATTTTATTCATATATCCGGATAATGATAAAAATGCATGGGTGGCCGGTTTGTCCGGTTTTCCCGATTTCGTGGAAGTAGGAATCAATAGCGATAGCAGTATCACAGATCGACAACTGTATGACATCAAAGCCTCACCAACGATCTATCTACTTGATAATCATGGACATGTAATTCTAAAAGATGTACAAATAGGAGTTATAAAAGAGTATCTGAAAGAGAAAAAAGAATAA